In the Spirochaetales bacterium genome, one interval contains:
- the recN gene encoding DNA repair protein RecN gives MLEELAIHNYALIDRVNVKFSEGLNLLTGETGAGKSILVGALGLILGQKTDGSAIRTGAEEALIYGIVNVSKNREAREWLQERGIAVSDDTVILRRVVKQSGRGSIYIGSTPSTRTDLNGLASLLFDLHGQHEHQSLLNVENHRKLIDRYGNTEEAAKRFFGMFMELASQKEKLSKLVSSERERLRQIDFLEHAITEITNAQLKPGEEEQLEKEHKILANHERLFRLVEEIYHVTSESKGGALSSLRKAREDMEEIVQIDTGLSALGNQLQDAFYEIEDFVESIRQYRSSVEYNPKRLSECEERLDLLRNLKKKYGDTIEEVLAFCRKSEEELEGIQNWEEEKQRLKQSIAGLEADVKKLAGELSAQRKKSAGILQSRIENELKDLGMPKVRFKVDVKEKKNPEGKTLYTPYGIDVIEFVISPNPGEPFKPLKKIASGGEISRVMLALKSVLAEEDHISSLIFDEVDAGIGGEVAISVGEKLKNLSQKKQILCITHLATIAARADNHIKVEKYIKDNRTFTRVYTIRGQAVKEEISRMLSGDSKTEVSLRHAEELLTKYGTS, from the coding sequence TCATTCTGGGTCAGAAAACCGATGGATCCGCCATCAGAACAGGTGCCGAAGAAGCCCTGATTTACGGTATCGTCAATGTATCGAAAAACAGGGAAGCCCGAGAATGGCTTCAGGAACGTGGTATCGCGGTCTCGGATGATACGGTGATATTGCGAAGGGTCGTAAAGCAGTCGGGAAGGGGAAGTATCTATATCGGGTCGACACCCTCGACCAGAACGGATTTAAACGGGCTCGCGTCGCTTCTTTTTGATCTGCACGGTCAACATGAACATCAATCCCTGCTTAATGTCGAAAATCACAGGAAGCTGATCGACAGATACGGAAATACGGAGGAAGCCGCGAAACGCTTTTTCGGCATGTTTATGGAACTCGCTTCGCAGAAGGAAAAACTTTCAAAACTAGTCAGTTCGGAACGGGAACGGCTGCGGCAGATCGATTTTTTAGAGCACGCGATTACGGAGATAACGAATGCCCAATTGAAGCCGGGTGAGGAAGAACAGCTTGAAAAGGAACATAAAATCCTTGCGAATCATGAACGTCTTTTCCGACTTGTGGAGGAAATCTATCACGTCACGTCTGAAAGCAAAGGCGGCGCCCTCTCGTCACTCAGAAAAGCCAGGGAAGATATGGAAGAAATCGTCCAGATCGATACGGGACTTTCCGCACTCGGCAATCAGCTTCAGGACGCGTTTTATGAAATCGAGGATTTTGTTGAAAGCATACGGCAGTACCGTTCATCGGTCGAATATAATCCCAAGCGCCTATCCGAGTGTGAAGAGCGGCTCGATCTCTTGAGAAATCTCAAAAAGAAATACGGGGACACGATTGAGGAGGTTCTTGCATTCTGCAGGAAATCGGAAGAGGAACTGGAGGGAATTCAAAACTGGGAAGAAGAAAAACAGCGTCTGAAACAGAGTATCGCGGGATTGGAGGCTGACGTTAAAAAACTGGCGGGCGAACTTTCTGCTCAAAGGAAAAAATCGGCTGGAATATTACAATCACGCATCGAGAATGAACTCAAGGATCTCGGGATGCCCAAGGTACGCTTCAAGGTCGATGTAAAAGAAAAGAAAAATCCCGAGGGGAAGACCCTGTATACGCCGTACGGTATCGATGTCATCGAGTTCGTCATCTCACCCAATCCCGGAGAACCCTTCAAACCATTGAAGAAAATAGCCTCGGGCGGTGAAATATCCAGGGTTATGCTTGCCCTTAAATCGGTATTGGCGGAAGAAGATCATATTTCTTCGCTTATTTTCGACGAAGTCGATGCCGGAATCGGGGGTGAGGTCGCGATATCAGTCGGTGAAAAGCTGAAAAATCTTTCACAAAAAAAACAAATTCTTTGTATTACGCATCTTGCAACAATTGCAGCGAGAGCCGATAATCATATAAAAGTGGAAAAATATATCAAGGATAACAGAACCTTTACCAGGGTATACACGATACGCGGGCAGGCGGTAAAGGAAGAAATATCACGAATGCTTTCCGGTGACAGTAAAACCGAAGTGTCATTGCGGCATGCCGAGGAGTTATTAACGAAATATGGTACTTCGTAA